The following is a genomic window from Chengkuizengella sediminis.
AGAAGGAATCGTAATTCCTGTAACGGTTGTAGAAGCTGGGCCAAACGTAGTTCTTCAAAAGAAGGATCTTGAAACGGATGGATACGAAGCGATCCAACTTGGTTTCGGAGATAAAAAAGAAAATAACGCAATTAAACCTGAAAAGGGTCATGCGAAGAAAGCAAACGCAACACCTAAGCGCTACGTGAAAGAATTTCGCGGAATTAATTCAAGCGAATATGAAGTAGGGCAAGAAGTAAAAGCAGACATATTTGCTGAAGGTGAGTTTGTTGATGTTACAGGAACTTCCAAGGGTAAAGGATTCCAAGGTGCTATTAAAAGACATGGACAACGCATAGGTCCTAAGAGTCACGGGTCTCATTATCATCGTAAACCAGGTTCAATGGGTGCGATTGTCAATCGTGTATTCAAAGGAAAGAAATTACCTGGACACATGGGTTCTGAAACAGTGACATTACAAAATCTTGAAGTAGTTAAAGTGGATGTTGAAAAAAACATCATTTTAGTTAAAGGATCTATTCCTGGTGCTAAAAAAAGCTTTGTAAGACTTCAAGCATCCGTTAAAAAATAGAGGTTATACAGAAAGGAGGATTTCATAATGCCAAAGGTTGCCTTATATGATGTGAATGGCTCACAAGTAGGTGATGTAGAATTATCTGATGCAGTGTTTGGGATTGAACCAAACAAGCATGTTCTTCATCAAGCTGTAGTGATGCAACAAGCATCTTTACGTCAAGGTACTCACAAAGTAAAAGGACGTTCTGAAGTGCGTGGTGGCGGACGCAAACCATGGAAACAAAAAGGAACGGGTAGAGCACGTCAAGGTACGATCAGAGCACCTCAATGGAAAGGTGGAGGTGTTGTATTTGGACCAACACCAAGAAGCTATGCTACTAAATTACCTAAAAAGGTACGTCGCTTAGCTATCAAATCTGCACTTTCTTCAAAAGTGATTTCTAATGAAATTATCGTATTAGATCAATTAGTATTGGAACAACCGAAAACAAAACAATTCGCTTCTATTTTAAATAAATTAAAAGTTGAACGTAAAGCACTAGTAGTTGGATTGGATACTGACAATAATGCAGCGTTATCCGCTCGCAATATTCCAGGTGTTAAATTCGTTGCTGCTGATGGTATAAATGTTTTGGACGTTCTGGCTTATGATAATTTAATTATTACTAAAGAAGCTGTTGAGAAAGTAGAGGAGGTGCTTGCGTAATGAAATATGCTCACGATCTTATCAAGCGCCCTGTCGTTACTGAACGTTCTAGCGATATGATGGCAGACAATAAATACGTTTTTGAAGTGGATTTACGTGCGAACAAAACGGAAATCAAACAGGCTGTTGAAGAAGTATTCAAAGTAAAAGTCTTGAAAGTTAATACGATTAGAATGCCTAAAAAGCCTAAGACTTATGGGCGCCACAGAGGATATACATCTGAATGGAAAAAAGCAATTATCACATTGAGTGATGATAGTAAACCATTGGAGTATTTTGAAACTGTATAAGAAAATTTTTTAATGTAAGGAGGGAAAACACAAAATGCCGATTAAAAAATATAAACCGACGAGTCCAGCTCGACGTGGGATGTCAGTTTCTACATTTGAAGAGATTACAACATTAGAACCGGAAAAATCCTTACTTGCTCCTTTGAGTAAAAAAGCTGGTCGTAACAATCAAGGGAAAATTACCACTCGACATCATGGTGGTGGACATAAGAAGAAGTACCGAATCATTGACTTTAAACGTTTGAAAGACGGAATACCAGGACGCGTTGCTACAATCGAATATGATCCAAACCGTTCAGCTAATATTGCGCTTATCCATTACCTAGATGGTGAAAAACGTTACATTTTAGCACCTAAGGGATTAACAGTAGGTACTGAAATTGTGTCTGGTCCAGATGCAGATATTAAAGTTGGAAATACTCTTCCACTTGCAAATATACCTGTAGGTACAGTTATCCACAATATCGAGTTACAACCAGGTAAAGGTGGACAACTAGTTCGTGCTGCTGGAACAGAAGCACAATTGTTAGGTAAAGAAGAACAATACGTGATCATCCGTTTAACTTCAGGAGAAGTAAGAAAGATTCTTAAAACTTGCCGTGCTACTATCGGTACTGTTGGTAACGAAGATCATGAACTTGTGAACATTGGTAAAGCGGGTCGTACACGTTGGTTAGGTAAAAGACCTACTGTTCGTGGATCTGTAATGAACCCGAATGACCATCCACACGGTGGTGGTGAAGGTAAATCACCAATCGGACGTAAGTCTCCAATGTCACCATGGGGTAAACCGACATTGGGTTACAAAACTCGTAACAAAAACAAAGCTTCAGATAAATATATCGTTCGTAGACGTAAGCAGAAATAATTATTTTGCAGGAAGGGAGGATCATAAATGGGACGTAGCTTAAAAAAAGGGCCATTTGTAGATGAGTACTTATTGAAAAAAGTTGAAGAAGCTGATCAATCTAAGAAAAAAGTAGTCATTAGAACATGGTCTCGCCGCTCAACGATTTTTCCGCAATTTGTTGGTCATACATTTGGTGTGTATGATGGTCGTAAACATGTTCCGGTTTATGTGACTGAGGATATGGTTGGACATAAATTAGGTGAATTTGCTCCAACTCGTACTTTTAGAGGTCATGATGATGATAAGAAAACAGGAAAAAGATAAATAAATCTATAAAAAAATTGAACATTGTTTGAGAGGAGGTTTTACTTCCATGCAAGCAAAAGCACAAGCGAAATATATTCGTATTGCTCCTCGTAAAGTTAAGTTGGTTATTGACTTAATTCGTGGGAAGGAAGTTGGTGAAGCGATTTCTATCTTAAGACATACACCAAAAGCATCTTCACCAGTTATTGAAAAAGTCTTAAACTCAGCTATTGCAAATGCAGAGCACAATTATGAAATGGATCCAAATAGCTTGGTAGTTAGCGAAGCATATGTTAATGCAGGTCCAATCATGAAAAGATTCAGACCACGTGCAATGGGACGTGCGTCTCGTATAAATAAACGTACTAGCCACATCACATTAGTGGTTACTGAAAATAAATCATAAGGAGGGATGACGTGTGGGACAAAAGGTAAGCCCAATTGGCTTAAGAGTCGGAGTAATCAGAGACTGGGAATCCAAATGGTACGCTGATAAAGAGTATGGAGATTACCTAGTAGAAGACGTGAAAATTCGTGATTATTTAAAACAAAAATTACAAGATTCTGCAGTTTCTCATTTCGATATTGAACGTGCTGCAAATCGAGTAAACATAACAATTCACACTGCAAAACCTGGTATGGTTATTGGTAAAGGTGGATCTGAAGTAGAAAACCTTCGTAACCAAATTACAAAGTTAACGAATAAAAAAGTTCACATTAATATTACTGAAATTAAAAACCCAGATGTTGTAGCAACACTAGTTGCTGAAAATATTGCACAACAACTAGAACGTCGTGTTTCTTTCCGTCGTGCAATGAAACAAGCGATCCAAAGATCAATGCGTTCAGGCGCAAAAGGAATTAAAACAATGGTCAGCGGACGTCTTGGTGGTGCTGAAATCGCTAGAAGCGAAGGGTATAGTGAAGGAACTGTTCCTCTTCATACTCTACGTGCGGATATCGATTACGGTACTGCTGAAGCTCATACAACATATGGTCGTCTTGGTGTAAAGGTTTGGATCTATCGCGGTGAAGTATTACCACCTGCGAAGAAAAGAGCTTCTCAGGAAGGAGGCAACTAAACATGTTAATGCCTAAACGTACAAAACATCGTAAAGAGCATCGCGGTTCTCTTAAAGGACGTGCAAAAGGTGGTACTGAGGTTGCTTTCGGTGAATACGGTATTCAAGCAACAACAGCTTGTTGGATTACAAACCGTCAAATTGAAGCAGCTCGTATTGCAATGACACGTTATATGAAACGTGGTGGTAAAGTATGGATCAAAATTTTCCCTGCTAAACCGGTTACTGCTAAGCCGTTAGAAGTTCGTATGGGTAGTGGTAAAGGTAACGTTGAGAAATGGGTTGCAGTTGTTAAACCTGGTAAGGTATTATTTGAAATTGCAGGTGTGGAAGAGGAAGTTGCTCGTGAAGCATTGAGACTTGCATCTCATAAATTACCTTGCAAAACGATTTTTGTTAAACGCAAAGAAACGGGTGGTGAAGTAAATGAAAGCTAATGATTTTCGTAACTTAACCACTGCTGAGATAGAGCAAAAAATTACAGGTTTTAAAGAAGAGCTTTTTAACCTTCGTTTTCAAATGGCTACTGGTCAACTTGATAACCCTGGACAAATAAGAATCGTTCGTAAAGCAATTGCACGCGCTAAAACGGTTCTAAGAGAAAGAGAACTTGGGATTAATTAACACAGTGAAAAGACTGTATGATATATCCAGAGAGGAGGGCACTGAATGAGTGAACGTAATGATCGCAGAGTCCAAATTGGTAAAGTAGTCAGCGATAAAATGGACAAAACAGTTGTTGTTGCTGTGGAAACTTATAAAAAACACTCTCTTTATCATAAAAGACTAAAGGTTACTAAAAAATTCAAAGCGCATGATGAGAACAACGAAGCTAAAATCGGTGATACGGTTAAAATCATGGAGACTCGTCCGCTATCAAAAGATAAGCGCTGGAGATTAGTAGAGATTACTGAAAAAGCTGTAATTATATAAGCACGTATGATAGACGGAAGGAGGGACTAACATGATCCAAGCATTTACTCGCTTAAAAGGTGCTGATAACTCTGGTGCAAAAGAATTAATGTGTATTCGAGTGTTAGGTGGTACTGGACGTCGTACAGCTAACATCGGAGATATGATTGTTTGTTCAGTCAAACAAGCAACGCCAGGTGGAGTTGTCAAAAAAGGTGATGTCGTTAGAGCCGTTATAGTTCGTACTAAACGAGGATCTAGACGTAATGATGGTTCATATATTACTTTTGATGAAAATGCTGCAGTACTTATTAAAGATGATAAGAGTCCGAGAGGAACACGTATCTTTGGTCCTGTAGCACGTGAACTTCGTGATCGGAATTACATGAAGATTGTATCTCTAGCTCCAGAAGTAATTTAATGAAAATAGCTTTTAAAAGCCAGGAGGTGTAAAGAAGAGATGCCAAAGCCAAAAAAATTAGAGAGTCATAACAATAAATTACACGTAAAAAAGGAAGACACAGTGATTGTTATCGCTGGTAAAGATAAAGGTAAAAAAGGACGCATCATTCAAGCTATACCTAGACAAAACAAAGTGCTTGTTGAAGGAGTAAACTTGATAAAAAAACATGCTAGACCAAGTCAAGATAATCCACAAGGCGGGATTATAACACAAGAGGCTCCCATTCATGTTTCTAACGTGATGTTGGCAGATCCAAAGACCGGAAAACCAACTCGTATTGGTCATAAAGTATTGGATAATGGGAAAAAGGTTCGTGTGGCAAAGAAATCAGGTCAAGTGATTGACTAATCGTTTGCAGGAAGGAGGTTAAAACAATCATGGCAGCTAGATTAAAGGATCGTTATTTAAACGAAATAACACCATCTTTAATTCAAAAGTTTAACTACACTACAGTGATGCAAGTTCCTAAAATCGAGAAGATTGTTGTGAATATGGGAGTCGGTGAAGCGATCTCAAATTCAAAAATTTTAGATTCCGCTGTTGAAGATTTGCAAACTATTACAGGTCAAAAACCAGTAATTACCAAAGCAAAGAAATCAATTGCTGGATTTAAACTTCGTGAAGGAATGCCAATTGGAGTAAAAGTTACTCTACGTGGTAATCGCATGTATCACTTTTTAGATAAATTAGTAAATGTTACTTTACCTCGTGTACGTGACTTCCGTGGTGTATCTAAAAAGTCATTTGATGGTAGAGGAAACTATACTTTAGGACTAAAAGAGCAAATCATATTCCCAGAGATTGAATATGATCAAATTGATAAAGTACGCGGTATGGATATTGTAGTAGTAACTACAGCCAATACTGATGAAGAAGCTAGAGAATTACTAGCACAAGTTGGAATGCCTTTCGCAAAATAAAGGAACCACATTAAAAATCGGATTGCTTAGAAGAATCCAATATCGGAGGTGTATACAAGTGGCCAAAACTTCGATGGTCGTTAAGCAAAAACGTAAACCAAAATTTAAAGTACGTGCATATACACGTTGTGAACGTTGCGGAAGACCGCATTCCGTTTTACGTAAGTTTAAAATATGTAGAATTTGTTTTCGTGAGTTAGCATACAAAGGTCAAATCCCAGGTGTTAAAAAAGCAAGCTGGTAATAACCTATTTCGGGAAGGAGGTTACTTAATATGTCTATGTCAGATCCAATTGCTGATATGTTAACACGTATTCGTAACGCAAATACTGTTCGTCATGAAACGGTAGAAATTCCAGCATCAAAAATTAAAAAGGATATTGCTGAAATTTTAAAAAGTGAAGGTTTTATCCGAGATGCTGAGTATATAGATGATAATAAACAAGGATTGATCCGTATTTTCTTGAAATATGGAATTGAAAATGAACGTGTTATTACTGGATTGAAAAGAATCAGTAAACCAGGGTTACGCGTTTATGCTAAAAATGAACAATTACCACGTGTTCTTGGTGGTTTAGGGATTGCAATCATCTCTACTTCCAAAGGTTTAATGAGCGATAAAGGTGCTCGTCAAGCTAAATCAGGTGGAGAAGTATTATGTTACGTATGGTAAAAATGAATTCTTTTGTACGAACGGAGGTGTAAACAACATGTCTAGAATTGGAAAAAAAGTAATTGAAATTCCAAACGGAGTTACAATTAATTTAAAAGATAAATCAATTCAAGTTAAGGGACCAAAAGGTGAGCTTTCAAGAGACTTTCATAAAGATATGAATGTTATCGTAGAGGAAAAGGAAGTTCGTGTTGAACGTCCTTCTGATAATAAATTGCATCGTTCTTTACATGGAACAACTCGTAGTGTCATTTCTAACATGGTAAGTGGAGTAACTGAAGGATTTACAAAATCTTTAGATCTTGTAGGTGTTGGATACCGAGTAAACAAATCTGGGAAAAAGATTGTTCTTAACGTAGGTTATTCACATCCAGTTGAAATCGAACCAGAAACTGGTATCGAATTTGATGTTCCTTCAAACACGAAAATTATCGTAAAAGGAATTGACAAAGAGCGTGTAGGCGCAGTTGCTGCAAATATTCGTTCTGTACGTGAGCCTGAACCTTATAAAGGTAAAGGGATTAAATACGAAAATGAGCGTATTCTTCGTAAAGAAGGTAAAACAGGTAAATAATAAAATCGCATAAAGTCTTTTGTTAACATTATTCAGAAGGGAGTGTTAACGGTATGATCACTAAACCTAATAAAAACAAAATGCGTTTAAAAAGACATCTTCGTGTTCGGAAAAAAATAAATGGAACGACTTTAAAACCTCGCTTATGTGTTTTTCGTTCTTCAAAACATATTTATGCACAGGTTATTGATGACATCAATGGTGTCACATTAGTTTCAGCTTCTACTTTAGATAAAGGCATCGAAATCTCAAACGGTGGAAATGTTGAGTCTGCAAAAAAAGTAGGAGAACTAGTTGCGAAGAAAGCGAAAGAAAAAGGAATTGAAGAAGTTGTTTTTGACCGCGGCGGATATATTTATCATGGCAGAGTGAAGGCATTAGCTGATGCTGCTAGAGAAGCTGGGTTAGATTTTTAAAAAATTGATTACAAGGAGGTTTATCCTTTGCGCGTAGATCCCAATGCTTTAGAATTAAACGAAAAAGTCGTTAATATAAATCGAGTTGCTAAAGTAGTTAAAGGTGGACGTCGTTTTAGTTTCAGTGCATTAGTTGTTGTAGGAGATGGAAACGGCTGGGTAGGTGCAGGAATCGGTAAAGCTTCTGAAGTTCCAGATGCAATAAGAAAAGGAATTGACGATGCTAAGAAGAATTTAGTTAAAGTACCGATTATTGACACTAGTATTCCACATTTAGTAACAGGTCGCTTTGGTGCAGGTAAAGTATTATTAAAACCAGCATCAAAAGGTACAGGTGTTATTGCAGGCGGTCCTGTTCGTGCGGTATTAGAACTTGCAGGTGTAGGAGATATCCTAACAAAATCTTTAGGTTCTTCTAATCCCATTAACATGGTGAATGCAACACTTGAAGGTTTAGGACGTTTAAAAAGAGTTGAAGATGTTGCAAAATTACGTGGTAAAACTGTAAAAGAAATTTTAGGTTAGGAGGGGAACATTTTGGCGAATAAAATTGAAATTACCCTCAAACGTAGTTTGATTGGTCGTCCGGAGGATCAAAGAGTTACAGTTAAAACGTTGGGTTTAGGAAAATTAAACTCATCTGTAGTTCAACCAGACAATCCGGCAATAAGAGGAATGGTTAAAAAAGTTGCTCATTTAATCGAAGTTAAAGAAATATAAGCATCAACCTGAAATAACCATATGAATCAATTAAGGAGGTGCGACAATGAAACTACACGAACTATCTCCAGCTCCAGGATCACGTCATACTCGTAAGCGTGTAGGACGAGGTACTGGAAGTGGTAAAGGAAAAACTGCTGGTCGTGGACATAAAGGACAAAATTCACGTTCTGGTGGCGGAGTTCGCCCAGGATTTGAAGGTGGACAAAACCCGATCTTTAATCGTTTACCTAAACGAGGGTTCACTAACATTCACCGTAAAGAATATGCAGTAGTTAACGTGGATGAGTTGAACAAGTTTGCGGCAGGTACCGAAATTACTCCTGAAACATTAAAAGAATCCGGAATTGTTAAAAATGCAAAAAGCGGAATCAAAATTTTAGGAACTGGCGAGATTACTGTAAGTCTTTCAGTTAAAGCAAATAAGTTTTCTCAAACTGCCGTGGCTAAGATCGAAGCTGCTGGCGGCAAAACCGAGGTGATTTAATGTTTAGAACAATTTCGAATATCATGAAGGTTGAAGATTTACGTAAAAAAATTCTATTCACTTTATTAATATTAATTGTTTTTAGAGTTGGTAGTTTCATACCAGTACCGAACATTAATGTTGATGCACTAAAGAGCTTTGGTGAAGCTCAAGAAGGTATATTCGGTTTGATCAATACTTTTTCTGGTGGAGCGTTGTTTAATTTCTCTATCTTTGCAATGGGAATCATGCCTTACATTACGGCTTCCATTATCGTTCAATTGTTGACGATGGATGTTATTCCTAAATTTGTACAGTGGGCAAAAGAAGGCGAAGCTGGAAAAAGAAAATTGGCTCAGGTAACAAGATATGGAACGATCATATTAGGTTTAGTTCAAGCATATGGTTTATCTATTGGATTTAACACACAGTATAACATGGTTATTAATCCAAGCTTTATGATTTACACGATTATTGCGATTGTATTAACTGCTGGTACAGCATTTTTAATGTGGATTGGTGAGCAAATCACTGAAAAAGGGATTGGTAATGGAATTTCCATTATTATCTTTGCTGGTATCGTTGCAGGTATTCCTGATATGTCAAAACAAATATATACTTCTCTTTTTGTTGCAGAAGACGTTACTATGTTTTTAAGTGTATTGAAACTAGTTTTAATTCTAATTTCAGTTTTATTAATTGTAGTTGGCGTAATCTTTGTTCAACAAGGGGTTCGTAGAATTCCTGTTCAATATGCGAAACGTGTTGTAGGAAGAAAAATGTATGGTGGTCAATCTACTCATATTCCATTAAAGGTTAATGCTGCAGGGGTAATTCCTGTTATTTTTGCATTATCACTAATTATCTTCCCTACTACAATTGCTAGCTTTTTCGCAGGCAATGGAGTAGCAGATTGGATTTTAGCAAATTTATATTATGATCAACCACTTGGCATGTTTTTATATGTTGTACTGATTATAGGGTTTACTTACTTCTATACATTTGTACAAATAAATCCAGTGCAAATGGCAGATCAAATGAAGAAAAACGGTGGTTATATTCCAGGTATACGACCAGGGAAAACAACGGCCGCATATATTACGAAATTGATGACTAGAATCACATTATCAGGTGCTATCTTCTTAGCATTAATTTCTATTTTACCTGTAATATTTATTAAAATAGCAGGCTTACCAGCATCAGTAACGATTGGTGGAACATCATTACTTATCGTAGTAGGTGTTGGTCTTGAAACAATGAAACAAGTAGAAAGTCAGTTAATTAAACGACACTACAAAGGTTTCATTAATAAGTAAGTGTCTGTGTGGTCAGCAAATAGGAGGTTATCATAAGTGAATATTATTTTCATGGGTCCTCCTGGTGCAGGTAAAGGGACTCAAGCCGAGAGGATTGTAGAAGAATTAAACATTCCTCATATCTCTACTGGGGATGCCTTTCGCTTGGCTATGAGTCAAGGCACTTCACTAGGATTGAAAGCTAAAGAATATGTAGATCAAGGACTTTTAGTTCCTGATGAAATAACGATTGGAATTGTCACTGAACGTTTGTTGCAGGAAGATTGCAACAATGGTTTCCTCTTGGATGGTTTTCCAAGAACAATTCCACAAGCAGAAGCGTTAGACGAGTTTTTAAAAGTAAATGGAAAAACGATAAATCATGTGATTAATCTTTCTGTTAACCGCGAGTTTCTGTTAGCAAGATTAACTGGGCGTAGAATTTGTAAAAATTGTGGTTCTACCTACCATGTAATATTTAATCCACCAAAACAAGAAAATGTATGTGACAAATGTTCTGGTGAATTGTATCAACGTTCAGATGATACAGAGGAAAAGGTAGGAACGCGCCTTGATGAATATATGAGTAAAACGGCTCCATTGCTTGATTTTTATGATAAAAAAGATTTATTGAGACAGGTAGATGGAGAACAATCCATTGATGAAGTTACTGGTGATATCATTTCTTTAATGAGAGGTCAAAATAAATGATCATTTGCAAATCTGAAGCAGAATTAAATTATATGCGTGAGGCAGGTCGTATCGTAGCAGAAACTCATCGTGAAATTGCGAAAGTGATTCAGCCGGGTATTACGACATTAGAGATTGACCGAATCGCTGAAAAATTTATTGGCAATCAGAATGCATCGCCTTCCTTTAAAGGTTATAATGGCTTTCCTGCCAGTGTATGTGCTTCAGTAAATGAAGAATTGGTACATGGTTTTCCTAGTGAAAGAGTATTAAATGAAGGTGATATCATTAGCATTGATATTGGTGCTGAGTACAATGGGTATCATGGTGATTCTGCTTGGACCTATCCTGTAGGCAGCATATCAAATGAAGCACAGAGGCTGTTAGATGTCACTGAAAAATCATTATATGCAGGCTTAGAAGAAGCCAAATCAGATGTTCGTTTATATACGATCTCACATGCTATTCAAAAATGCATTGAAGATGAAGGTTTTTCTGTTGTTAGAGAATATGTCGGGCATGGCATAGGAGCCAATCTACATGAAGAACCACAGATCCCAAACTTCGGTCTACCAAACAGAGGACCTCGTTTGAAACCTGGTATGGTATTGGCTATTGAACCGATGGTTGTCGCAGGTGAGCGTTTTGTCAAAACGTTGGATGACGATTGGACAGTTGTTAGTACAGATGGAACATTATGTGCACACTTTGAGCATACAATTGCGATTACAACTGATGGTTATGAGATATTAACCAAGGTTGATATGTAGGTGATATTAGAGTGGATGAATCGAGTATACCTAGGTTGGGTCAAATAGCAAAAGTGATTCGTGGTAGAGACAGTGATAAATATGCTGTAATAATCGATGTAGTGGATGAGCGATATGTGCTTATTGCTGACGGTGATAAACGCAAATTTGATAATCCGAAAAAGAAAAACATTCTTCATCTTGAATTGCAGGATGAAATTAGTAATGAAGTAGTTAACAGTTTGAATGAGACGGGTAGA
Proteins encoded in this region:
- the secY gene encoding preprotein translocase subunit SecY, whose protein sequence is MFRTISNIMKVEDLRKKILFTLLILIVFRVGSFIPVPNINVDALKSFGEAQEGIFGLINTFSGGALFNFSIFAMGIMPYITASIIVQLLTMDVIPKFVQWAKEGEAGKRKLAQVTRYGTIILGLVQAYGLSIGFNTQYNMVINPSFMIYTIIAIVLTAGTAFLMWIGEQITEKGIGNGISIIIFAGIVAGIPDMSKQIYTSLFVAEDVTMFLSVLKLVLILISVLLIVVGVIFVQQGVRRIPVQYAKRVVGRKMYGGQSTHIPLKVNAAGVIPVIFALSLIIFPTTIASFFAGNGVADWILANLYYDQPLGMFLYVVLIIGFTYFYTFVQINPVQMADQMKKNGGYIPGIRPGKTTAAYITKLMTRITLSGAIFLALISILPVIFIKIAGLPASVTIGGTSLLIVVGVGLETMKQVESQLIKRHYKGFINK
- a CDS encoding adenylate kinase; the encoded protein is MNIIFMGPPGAGKGTQAERIVEELNIPHISTGDAFRLAMSQGTSLGLKAKEYVDQGLLVPDEITIGIVTERLLQEDCNNGFLLDGFPRTIPQAEALDEFLKVNGKTINHVINLSVNREFLLARLTGRRICKNCGSTYHVIFNPPKQENVCDKCSGELYQRSDDTEEKVGTRLDEYMSKTAPLLDFYDKKDLLRQVDGEQSIDEVTGDIISLMRGQNK
- the map gene encoding type I methionyl aminopeptidase; its protein translation is MIICKSEAELNYMREAGRIVAETHREIAKVIQPGITTLEIDRIAEKFIGNQNASPSFKGYNGFPASVCASVNEELVHGFPSERVLNEGDIISIDIGAEYNGYHGDSAWTYPVGSISNEAQRLLDVTEKSLYAGLEEAKSDVRLYTISHAIQKCIEDEGFSVVREYVGHGIGANLHEEPQIPNFGLPNRGPRLKPGMVLAIEPMVVAGERFVKTLDDDWTVVSTDGTLCAHFEHTIAITTDGYEILTKVDM
- a CDS encoding KOW domain-containing RNA-binding protein, whose amino-acid sequence is MDESSIPRLGQIAKVIRGRDSDKYAVIIDVVDERYVLIADGDKRKFDNPKKKNILHLELQDEISNEVVNSLNETGRVTNGKLRFSISRHLENIQTDEDLKGE